Genomic segment of Candoia aspera isolate rCanAsp1 chromosome 2, rCanAsp1.hap2, whole genome shotgun sequence:
gagattctcagctttcctGCAAATATGTGTGCTCTAAGTGTGGAGACAGCTTTGCTGAGCACACCTGTCTGGTGCATTCTTCAAAGCACAAGCACCCACCCAAGGCAAACAtgaatgcttgtttgttttaactcTCACATTCTGGTGTGCATAAGTGGCAACAACAGGGCTTTTGTTCCCCTTTCTTGAACAAATCAGCTGGGATCCATGGAGGGCCATCAGTTCAGAACAAAGGCTGCCTTATCTCTTCTCCGGAGTAGGGAAAGGCAGATCTGACAATCAATCTCTGGGTCACCCAAGGTTCACCCCACAGCTTGCTCAGGCCTTTCACCTTGACCTCTAATGCTCACAGAGGAGAGCTCACAGTAGCTCATGGATCATTCCTCAGTGCCCTCTGAGCCTGCTCGGAGCATTGTACAGGGAGCCCTCTGAGGACTTTCACCTATAATCTTTTAATTTTCATCTCACAAAGTAGTGGCACTCTACCTTCTTCACAATAGAAATAGTGAAAATCAAAGGCCATGTCCAACTTGATCACTTTTATTAGGCATGTTTTAAATGTTCCTATGACATGAGGCTGACTATTCATACCTATGAACAAATCCAAAGAGCCTGAAACAATGTGAACAGCTTTGTGGCTTCAACTGGTTCTGCCAGTTCTACCCCTTCAGTCTCACCCCTGACTTCTTCACCCACCCCTCAGTCCTCTTTTGGCTCTGATGGGCACTGAACCCTGGATGCCCAaagcctttcccttcccttcccttcccttccctttgtaAATGATTGTCTAGTCAACTTGCAGAACACACCCCCTGACATTGACTAGGTATCCCCAGTTTCATGAAGACAATGGAAACTGCAACTGAAAAACTCATTTCTTGGAGTTGCTGTGCAtactttttgtttattcatttctttgtCCCTTCATGCAGCCAACCTaacaagaaagaaatataaaaatctCTCATTGTTGCCCCTTGGAATTCAAAAGGTTGACCTAGAGAATGCCGAGTCCTAAAACTGATTAGACTATTTCTGGCTTAAGGCACCTAATTAAAGTATAAAGGACTTGGCTCTTGTAGCTTGCATGGTGGAGAATCATTTTCCCAGTAGTCTCCTCCCATCACGCCCAGAAAGCCCTGGCTCCTTGCCTCATCCCCTTTTAACactgtggttgtggctgccatcttgactgttttgacccccctgtggacacctctaattgcaacgtgtccaaaagtgctgctgctttttcctttAACATGTCTTTGCATCCCTCCATTTCCTCATCTGACAGGAAAGACGTCTGCTGAAGCGGCTCCTGTGAATTTTGATTGGAATTTGGGGGAGTCAGGAAAGCTGTATGCCATTATAGATCAGATAATATGACACAAAGCAGGATTCTCTCATCATGCTTTGGCCAAAGgtaataatttttattcatttatattgctGTCCACTCGCCAAgtaactctaggcagctaacagaggatgaaaaacataaaaaaagaattattaaaagaaaaacacagataTGACATCAGGGACAATAACTCACACACCGCTTCTAACCAGGCTCATGTAGCATCCTTGCCCTGCAATGATATAATGATATAACTACACCCCATATACAGGAATTGCACCTACATTTCATTCTCTTTTGAGAAAAGTAGAAAATAGTTTCAGATGGAAAATGgctaaaaggaagaagaagaatcagaAGAATTTTTCAGCTGCTTCCCAGGATTCAGGCAGAGGTCGTTTGAAGGCCCACTGTAATGCCAGGAACAGAAATGGGCATCTTCTACTATGGAGCTAGGCAATCACTTCCTTGTGTAATTTTCTGTATTCATTATAGATTTGCAGTCCTTGGGTTTTTCGGAATATTCATATTGGCATAAGTAGGCAACATGCCGTAAGTGGGGAACAGCTCTTAACAAACTATACCTTCCAGTATGGAAATGCCAAGGAATGCCGGGAGCTGGAGTTAAGGAACATTGTGCCTGCCACAAGCTGCCACATCTGATAGAAGTTGATTCGTGTGACTGCAAAGAGTCCATTTTCATGTTTATCTGAAtagctggcttgcttgcttgcaaaaaTCAAGGAGTTACCACAAAGGACACCACTACAGCCTCTATGAAAAAACAACCCCTATAAGAGCAGTAACCCCATTATGAAGGGGCTCCAAATCAAATCAACCCAAATATATGTGACGTTGTGCCCACAGCTTTGATACAACTTCCTGGATTCCCAGGTGGCATGGCCATTCCAAGGACCTGCAGTTCCTACATACCTGGACCACCTCAGATTGAGGACAGTTGATGCTAGGAATGTAAGGATTATGAATAAGTAAATTGTACATATTCATTCTGAGTTGCAGAAAGATGTGTTTAACTTTGTATTATGGAAAGGTCCAGTGCAGGGGATGACAGCCAGGTCTTCCTGCCTCTGTGAAAATTTGTAGGGTACGTTGCATGGATGCGTCCTTTTGTTGCATGGATGTGTCCTTTGGGACTTATCCTTGAAAGTTTATACTAATTACATGTAGTTTTGTTAATGTTTTGAGCTGCCCCTCATCCCACTCAGCCCTCATCACATTAttttgactgccacttatttgtGTCTCTTCGGCATGAATTACTCTTAAAACCTTTACAGAGTAAATACCTGTTAAATGTTGTAGATACTGTATCATCTTGCCAATATCTACTGAACgatgctgtatctgaaaccacccaaattgttgccaaattcctagagaaagtacttaaaaggaaatgtaaccAATTTTTTCAATAAGTATCACTCTTCCTTTGTTAACTGTCATGATATGTTAATgcgttttgtattttattgcttttataatgccaataaaggtttgattgattgattgtattatGGAAAGGCTGTGACAGTGTAGAAGAATTTATCTCTGGTCTTTAGACAAAGGAGGGAGAGGGCAAACAGTCGCTCAGTCCTAGGAAAGCAGTAACATGAGAAAGAGACCCAAAACAGTCCTGCCTTGACCATGTTGTCCTTGAAAAGGGGACGCGAAGGttctggacaggctttcaagattctgttaatataaccagCAACAATAAAGCaccattcctggaatccctgccatatctgtttcttgacctggactacctcagagggctgacaaTCACATTCTGTTCACTTAGGGGTGCAGTGAAACATACAGTTCAGCCAGGGGCCCTTAACCTTTGTgtaaaatatacagtaagtgtatgtgtatgtctatGAATCAATTGTACAGACAATATTGCACAGAACAAAGAGGGCAAGGCTAACAGAAATTGCAAACAGAGGCAATGAGATAGAGCTGGATCCTCATTTGGTCAAATTTAAAGTAGATTCGCTGAAATCAGTGAAACTTTAACTATGATTCATCTGGGCCTCACTGATTTAAATAGATTGACTCTGAGTAGGATtaaatctggatccaattcaTATAGAACTTCTGATTAAATATCACAACAAGCACTCATACAGCAACACTGTggaagttttttctcttttcagccaGTATTCATGCCAATTTGTCAGTTTTGGATGGATTATAGAAGATCCCATTTTTGAAGTAGAAAGTATCCTTTACAATGCAAGATTTTCCATGAACTGGTGTCTTGATGTCCTTAACAATGTCTCCTGAAATAAAGAGGTGAAGCTGAGATATATTAACATGTCAAATGGGGGTAGTTATAGttaatatttcagtatttttttaaattaaaaacaagatgGGTATgcagatattaaaacaaaaagcagaccCTTCAAAGCACAATAAAAAGGTGTGCGTGTGCTTTGTTTTATCACTGTCAGTGATATATCAGTGTCACTCTTCTTTAAGGTTAGCGTCTGGCCACgaggcagcagcatctgcagggcaGGCCAAGGGGATCAAACTGACAGAAGCAGTGTCATGGCATTTCAatgcaagccccgcccctttttacaCATGCAACGCTGCTGTTGTCATTCCAATGGAAGAAGCCAGaacctgcagatgccactgtcatgggtgtccacaggggtgGGGGGTCTTAACATCAGCAAGGTGGTAGGCTCCATGCTGTGATCAATAGTTATGAGAAGGTACATTGGAAAACCAATAAAAACTAGCATTTAATCCCACATCTGCTAGGCAAGGATGATCTAGTTGCTCGGCAGTACTCAGAAGCTTGCTATTTTATTCTGTTATACACATTGATGGCTTTCAGTATAacgaaacaaataaataaatatcagcagTTTCTTCTTAATGTTTGCTGAGCTACATTTGGATGGAACCCACCAATGACCACATCTGTACATAACATAATGCCCTAACCATGGCTTTCTTGGGAAGGTGAACTCGCTTTAACAATTTTGAACAGAATTCCAACTGCCAAATGATGCAAAGTTCAGATCCCACTGCAAAACAGTCACAATCCATAATCTGATAAGGTAAGATAACAATAAACATGTCATCCATTTCCTGACCTGATGAAATCTGCATCAGGGATTTAACTACCCTGAAAGACAGATTGCTTGTGAGATCACCACCTATAGCTGCAAAGAGCAATGACCTATTCTCCTCAAGGCTCTGTGCTTGCTTACAATTAGCAAATAACCAGGGTTTCCTCTTATCTGACAAGGAACCACAAATCCCGTTTTGTTGGTTGCTCAGGCTGAATACATCTGAATTGTCTGAGGATCTGCTGTTTTATAGCCCCCAGTGAGCAAAATATGGCTTGTAAAACAATAGTGCACAAAACAGCTCGTTATGAAGAACGGATCTTATACAAGGCATAAGATTTTTACAGTTTGAAGAGAAACCAAAGGAAGAGGATGGGGAACAGATTAAAAAGCATTTGTGGGGGAAAtgatcggaaagtcggcggttcgaaaccgcacggcggggtgagctcccgttgctcgtcccagctcctgctcacctagcagttcgaaaacatgcaaatgtgagtagatcaataggtaccgcttcggtgggaaggtaacggcgttccgagtcatcatgctggccacatgacccggaagtgtctatgacaacgccggctccaaggcttagaaacggagatgagcaccgccccctagagtcggacacgactggactttacgtcaagggaaacctttacctttacctttaacagcAACAGGCTATGCAGAAATTTAACACACTCTTCCTGCACTTTCAAGCAGACATATTTACTTTTAGAGCTGTAGAGACTGCAAACAATTGTAACGATCAGGGTAAACTTGTCTGAATAATTCTGAACAGAAATCAACCTGTTAAATGACATGATGTTCAGGTTCCATTGTAAAACAGCCACACAAAAAAAGATGAGGATAAACATGTTGTCCATTTCCTCACATGACAAAACAGATGTGTGCTTAATTTTCTAGGCTTTATGGATTCCATTCAAGGTAGTGGAACTTTATTCAGATTCTAGCATTAAAATTAGTTTACAGTGAGTGGTTAGTTGAGTAGGCATAATTATTTGTCCTAGCAATGCCAAATTGTCCACTGAATCTCGAACCAAACAAGGCTAAAACAGCTTCAGATACATATCATGTATGGGTTCACAGAACATCCTTACAAAACCAGGCACTTTCCAGGTACAGTATACTTACTTTAGAaaccccagaatttccagtcagTACATCAGCTGAGATTTCTGTGGGCTGTAAACTCAATACATCTGGGGAGCATCAGTTAGGGAAGGTCTAGACCAGCTTCACTTTTACTGGAAAATTCTTATGGTCAAAAAACAAATAATGTATTTACTTTATTTACCTTAGAAATGtgtaaggctgcctgactccctaACAATTCTAGTGAGAACACCATCACTACCCCACACATAAAGCTGTTCTGATTTCTGCATATAAGTTAGCAAAATGACTCCAAATTGCAATAAAATGAAGTTCAggagataaataagtaaatgtattAGTACTCTGACCTGTTCCCTGGGCAAAGTAGTTGGTATTATCTAGGCAAATAGAAAACAACTTCTATAAGTCATAGTCATAAAACCCCTGGAAAGTATCAGGTTGAGAAAAGATTTGCCTGAGGCATTTTAAGGAATGTGGGCTCAATGCAACACTGGGTTTGGAATTCCCACCCCATACGTAAGACCTAGATCAGTGATAGCGAACCTATGACAtgtgtgtcaaaggtgacacgccCCAACGTTTTGGGTGACACACCAGAGTTCACCGACACCTgacaacaactattctccctctttgagttaccaaagaaactgaacaaacaaaaggctctgcaattccccccacccacctatctcccccccccatctctgcccttttggctgcccaaaattggatggtattttttaaaaataaatatgtaattaattgtttctcttttgttcgggggggtgggggtgatatgccagcagagtcaggttaggcattttccaaatttttgacacacCAAGCTCAAAAGGTTCACCATCACCAACCTTAACCAACACTGAAGATGGATTCTGACAAAACAAAATACTAAAACTGTATATTTAAAATGGAATTCCATTAAAATCTgaacttaaaaaaatgaaagataaatCTAGAAGGGACACTGGGTCAAAAATCAACATGCTattattcaacaacaacaacaacaacaatcaaactCTTCTTCAGAGTGAGGGAGGCACACTTTTCTTGGCAGAGAAAGAAATTACTTTTATTCTTAAATGAGATGTTCTCTTTCTGCCCTCCATACTTCTACAAAACCACTCTAGCAATTGCCTCCATTTCAGCTACAGAGAAAACAGGAACAAAATCCATCACGTGAGAATCCTCTTACTTCTTGAAGTAATACCTTGGCATCCATGTATTCCCATGCTCTTTGTTGAGGGACTTGGTCAGAAGCTTTGTCCAAGTCCACACCTACAGTGCAGACCAAGGAATCACTTCTACCTTTCTGCCTGTTGGCACTCTCCAGGACAGCCATTCTCCCCTGCAGGCAGCGAATGGAATGGGGAGGGAGCCAGTATGTctggcctgctgctgctgctgctgctgctgaggtcACTAATAGCAGACCCCTTGACAGAGGACCCAGCAGGACACCTCGCAGCCTCTCCTACATCCTAaaggtgggtgggagggagggggtggcagtgcaGCTGGCTGGGCTGGTGGCAGCCCCAGGGCAAAGGCAACCACTAAAATATCCTAGGAAAGGAGGTCATTAATGAAGAGTGGGGGTTTTACAACTAAATGCACCTCCAGCTAACAAAATAGTAATAAAGAATAACTAGATACATAAACaacctcgtgtggcacagagtggtaggcggcagtattgcaactgaaactctccccacggcccaagtttgatcccagcagaagctggattcttgggtagctggctcaggttgactcagccttctatTCTTCctaggtcggtaaaatgagtacccagcttgctgggaaaggtgacgactggggaaggcagtggcaaaccaccccactatagtctgccaagaaaacgtcacgaaagtggcgtccccccaaagggtcagacatgactcggcgcttgcacaggggacctttcacctttcatagatacattgtgatgactgcctactcagcctaccattaaatttgattcatacgtgttaaagtagaaatctctttaatggagtgtagtgtgcagtacagagaaaaagttgcgaatggaagttcccatgctttccccaagctaaacagtccaatgaattcaaccccctcccccctcttcggtatgcagccccccttttcttGCCAGTcgattcagttctgtgcagatgtctgcaaagGCTCTGCCAggtgaccttggatgccagagatagtccaaacaagatgctttcacactcctggcttgccccccctcccacttctactgactctcaagtctcaacccatgttgcttccattcatgcatgcgagttggatcaggtgttctgggaacatttgatctgggagcatgacatacaTACTCTTCAGGCCTGCAGATACCAGTTCTCTGCAGCTTTCTGTAGTCTAGCCCACTTTCAAAGAGCAGTTTTTCTTGCAGTTCATGTCCCCATCACAGTGACTGAGGGTCCTCGGCCTACTCCTGGTTATGAATGTGGGCTCTTTTGGCCATTCTGGCTTAAACAAAGTCTTTTGCTTTGACATCTTGGATAAGCTAACTAATTATTCTGGAAAAAATTGCCGTTATGTCTCCAGACAAATGCTGTGATGCACCTCTGCCTTTGCATTCAGTTTCAGCAAGCAGCAAACCTTCCATGACCAACACAGcctgtttcttttctcctccccttataaacacatatacatttttctcttttacatATACACAACCTGGTCTATCTTCTCctcactctcccccccccccatctaacTATAGGTGAGATTTCTGACTTCTTTTTTACTAGTACTGCCAGTTTTGGGAAGCAAAACTCCAGACAAGTTAGAACTTCCTCTATTCTTTGTTCCATCAAAGGGTGGTCCAGATTTTTATTtggtagatttatatcccacctttggtTCAGGTGCAGTCGAGAGCTGGTAACCCCAGACTTCTAGTCCTGAAAAGATGTTGGGAGAGGAGAACGAAGCTGAgcatgaaggaggaggagaaccaagaagaaagaaggagggcCCACAAGATAGAGGTGGACTGAGGGCAAACATTTACAAATCCAGATGGTGGGTGCAGGAGATTGGCAGCAAGAGCAGGAATAACACAGGGAAGGAGGAACATGTGGAAGGTTAAAAGGGATGTTGCACAGGAGATCCCTGCTTTTCTAGCATCCAAATGCAGCTCCATAAGCTGAGACCCTCTTAAACCAGTCCTGGCCACCGCAGAGAGATTCTTTTTCCATGGCTGAGTTGAACTGCTCTCTATCCACCACTGAGTCAGCAGAAACCAGTAgctgcatgaaatttgctgtgcccattgccaatccctatccctatcccagTCTCTACAGTTACTGACTACCTTCCACTGCAATGGCTAACCAAGATTTTACACATCTTGAGGCTGCCTTGAATACTGTTGGAATAATGGGGGAAATACTACTTGAATACTGGTCCAGCTAAGTTTCTCTCGTTGGTGGGGAGTGAGATGAAGGTGATGTCATGGGAGCAAATGGGAAAAGGCTCTTTTCCTTAGTAAGGGGGACTTGCAATCTTGGGGGCAGGGGTTGAATTGCCATCAATAAACTGGATGCTCTTACAGCATCTCCATGCCCTCTGTTGTTGGAAGCATCAGGGTGGGGAAGCTGCAACCAAGTTCTGCTTACCTAAGTGCCAACCATAATCCCATGAAGACAGCACTGGGTAGCGAAATTTTTCTTCAGGGGACTTCATCATTCTCTCTTTGAGGTACTGTTGCCTCCCTTTGCCTTCATGGGAGAAGCCCTTGTACAGCAGCTGCGTGGTCTCTGGGGTTGGGACCCTCATCTCTGGAAGAGGGTCCTGAAGACTCAGCTCCCTCTTCTCTTCCAGTGGCTGCTGCTGGTCTCCCTTTGGTGGAGCTTCTTCTTGATTTCTAGAGCTTGAGTCCTCCTTGGGAAGGTAGATAGCAGGCAGCAAACACTTTTGCCTGGAAACGCCATGATTGGGCAGGCGCTGGGGGTATTTACATCCATATTTTGCCTTCCAGCTGACCCTGCAGAAAGCCTCCTTGTTAATAAGTTCCCTCCAGCCATCCTGTTCCTGGGTAGTTAGCAGGCCCCTCATGGCTTGCAAGCAAAAGCAAACGCCCGGTGCAGGATTGTTGACTGTGCTTGGTATAACTTATCACTTCCTGCTTCTGGTGTCCAAGGAAACGTGCACAAAAGGGTCTGTGAagccaggctcaaattacagCCCAATGGTTTGCTTCTTTCCCCACCACTGTCACTAGGCTGTTGTTCCCAGAAGGCTGTTTGTGCATGGAGGAGGAGAGATGCTAAAAGGCCACGGGGCTGATTTTGGTGCAAGAATTGGCCTTAAATTCAATTGACAATTACAAGTAGGGCTTGTAAACCAAAGTGAAAGCAACAAAAGGCATTTCCCTGCACATTTGTGTGTGTCGATGCATGCACCCATATTGTCTTTCTcgctctctttctcacacacactcacacacacatggGGGGGGAGGACaatttaaacacatttaaacaattggtcttgtttttaaacaagtccccctttggggggagatgggcggtgacagaaatttgaaaaatagatagatagatagatagatagatagatagatagatagatagatagatgatagatagatagatagatagatagatagatagatagatagatagatagatagatcataaGCAAACAATGGATCTGCCAAATGTATTTTCCTTGGTTTTAAGTTGTGGAGAAAAGGCTCCAGGTCAACCATTTGCTTTTGTTCTGTAATGCTTCGTCACACAGTGGAAGAACTGCCACACCCTTTGAGAAATGAGAAAGTTTTGTTTTCAGGAGCTAAACTGTCAGTTTAAAAAGACTAATGCCAGACCTCTTCCCCAGTTTCAGGGAATACACTGTGAGTAAACTAACATACATGAGGAGGGAATATTTTGAGCCACAACCTCCAATTAAGTCTTGTGCCTTGGCATGGCATGGCAAAAATAATACCGTTTGTGGGTAGCTGTATACAATTTCAATGTTCTATTACAAAACATGTCATAATTTTAAGCCAGGCTAGAAGAAAAGAATATTGGTATACCCTGCTACACAAACACCCCATACTGAAAACTGGAAAGAATAGTTTTTGTCATATAATCGGTTCCAACATTACTGCTGTATTTCACATGTATTacgactgggttcatacattatgcAAAATCACGTTGTGTTTCACCAAGGTTTATTCAGTAATAGTTGTGTGTGATAATGAGCTGGGTTTGTGTAATATATGAAGCCGCAGTTTCACTGCTTCTGTTGGATCGAGAGCTGCACCAAGGTTTGCATGGCAAGGACCCActccaaaaataatttaaaatcataatggctgagttcatacatgtTATACCAAAGCAAGCATCTGACATTATGGTTTATCATGAAAATGGAATTTAGCTGAGATATTCCTCTTGAGCTCTGTGGAAAGCACATACTGGTCATGTTTGTACAACAGAGCTGACTCGTAAGTCACCACTCTTAGTCCCAGCAGTGCACTGTATCAATGTCCCAATCATAGGGGATGAGTTGATTTTCTACACCTTTCCAGCTTCTACAAAGATAGCTGGGACACTGTCACTACTTCTCCTtctctgtcagccccactaggtagaccagaccaggaaatcaactccataaaACTACTTTTAATGAGATAggtaataacaaaatcttgcaagtctgtttgTGCTTACCTCATcctctttcttatatttttgtaaattaaggaggcatctgcctgatccatttccaaatgttatctcatttctctggacttaaaaaatatttcggCTCCATTTACCTTGGATAATATgtctttgcatatttccatcaaggtcatcttccttagtcTCTatgttctccttctccttctggaaTAAAGAATGAAGAATGGAAAAATCCCCCATGGTACAATTAAAGTCAGTGCCACTGTGGACAGTCAGGGAGGCTTATCAATCcctacattttctctcttttctcctcaATGTTTCCTCTGGGATCAAATGTAAAAAGAttaatagaatcacagaatgcaagaattggaagggaccttggagattaACTAATTCAACCCTCTGCTTAGTGTTGGAATCCACTACTGTAGCACCCTGACAAATGGTCATCCAGCATCAGACACTTCCCATGAAGAAGAGTCCACTACTGTCAAGATAGACTATTCTTCTGTTGGACAACTCTTACTATTAAGAATTTTTTCCCAATGTCCAAATGaagtctacttccttgtaattcaaacccatattttcttgttttgtcCCCTGTAACACCACCTAACAATTCTGCTCTGTCTTCCACacgacagcccttcagatacttgttGACAGATGTCTCCTCACAGTCTTCTGTTGTCCAGCTTAAACATACCCAATGCTTCCAATAATTTTTCATGAGTTTTCTGTTCTAGGCCCCTTGTTATCTTGATTGCTCTCCTCTGTACGTACTCCAatattgtagagagtaaggaagattaccttggCAGACATATGCAGGCTCTGTTGCCCAGGCATTAGGGACTAAAGTGTTTTTTAAGTCCAAAATATCCAGATAACatctggaagcagctcaggcagaagcCTCCCTAATTCAGtgaactatgaggaggaggaggaggtacaacacagacatgcaagattcttattatagccaatttcaataaaagtagttttggactacctgtggagttgatttcttggtctggtctacctagcacGGCTGAGAAGTATTGAACTGCATACAGTattcagggtgtgatctgaccaacACAAAATAGAGAAGACTGAGGACTTTTCTTCACCCTGACATTATAGTTGATGCAGCCTatgattgtgtttttttttacttgtagcTGTATCACACTTTGGCTTATGTTCAGCTTGCAATCTACCAAGTCCCTCAGTTCCTTTCTGCATGTACTAATGCCTTATATAGTACTTTCCATCTTATACTCACACCTTTGATTTTCACTAC
This window contains:
- the LOC134489203 gene encoding protein SPMIP1 isoform X3, which gives rise to MRGLLTTQEQDGWRELINKEAFCRVSWKAKYGCKYPQRLPNHGVSRQKCLLPAIYLPKEDSSSRNQEEAPPKGDQQQPLEEKRELSLQDPLPEMRVPTPETTQLLYKGFSHEGKGRQQYLKERMMKSPEEKFRYPVLSSWDYGWHLGDIVKDIKTPVHGKSCIVKDTFYFKNGIFYNPSKTDKLA
- the LOC134489203 gene encoding protein SPMIP1 isoform X1 → MRGLLTTQEQDGWRELINKEAFCRVSWKAKYGCKYPQRLPNHGVSRQKCLLPAIYLPKEDSSSRNQEEAPPKGDQQQPLEEKRELSLQDPLPEMRVPTPETTQLLYKGFSHEGKGRQQYLKERMMKSPEEKFRYPVLSSWDYGWHLGLEVWGYQLSTAPEPKVGYKSTK
- the LOC134489203 gene encoding protein SPMIP1 isoform X2 — encoded protein: MRGLLTTQEQDGWRELINKEAFCRVSWKAKYGCKYPQRLPNHGVSRQKCLLPAIYLPKEDSSSRNQEEAPPKGDQQQPLEEKRELSLQDPLPEMRVPTPETTQLLYKGFSHEGKGRQQYLKERMMKSPEEKFRYPVLSSWDYGWHLDYGL